GCCAATCGGCGTTGAAGGCGGAAGACGCGAAGAATTCCCCGCCGAGAACGAAAAAGGCGCCGCAAGCGAATGCGGCTGGCCACCGCGCGAAAAGAAAGGGAACCGCGATCAGGCTGGCGGCCGCGATGCAATGCAGAATGCCGAAGAACACATAGGAGGTGGGAAAGAGCGCATAGGTGCCGGCCGTCACCAGCGCCGCCGCCGCGGCGATGAGCGCGAAGCGGCGCCAGAAGGCCGGCCAGCGCATATGCTCCCGATTGGCCAGGACCAGCGCGACGCCCGCGATGAAGAGGAAGGCGAAAGCGATCGAATGGCCGAATATTTTAACGGGCGCCGACCAGGGGAGATTAGCCGGCGCATAGCCAAAATGCGCGAGATCCCAGATGACGTGAAAAACCACCATCGCTAGGACGGCGAGCCCGCGCGCCGCGTCGAGCGCCCACCATCGGCCCTGACTCATCGGCGCGCGGCCGCCGGCGGCGCGCCCTGGAACTTGCTGAACACCATGTCGGGCGCCGAAAGATTATGGCGCGACGGCAGATGACGGCCGACCCACACTTCTGTCGCGCTGGCGCCAGGAAAGCGAATGACCGGCGCTTCCTCCCAGCTCTTGCCGCGCTTGCTGCGCCAGGCGACGATGGCGGCGTCGCTCATCGTCTCCATGGCGTACATCGACCGCAGCGCCGCGAAGGGCAATCCGTTCGGCATCGCCTGACTGAAGGAGACGTCGAGCGTTATCCGGTCCTGATCGACGCTCTTGATCGAGAGGCGGCCTTCGCCGCCGCGCCTGAATTTGAGGATCAGGCTGCGCGATTGAGGCTCGAAGACGATTTCCTCGAGATCGACGATCGGCCGCTCCTGCGTCTCGACCGGCCCCACGAGAAAGGACGAGCCGTAAGCCGTCCAGCGCATGTCGTCGAAGGGCAGCGGCCGCGCGCGCCAATAGCCGTCGGGCGGATAGAGCACCATGATCTCTTCGGCGCGCTCGCGATGCCACATCCAGAGCTGGATTAGATGGAAGCCGTGCTCGACGGAATCGCCGACGCGGATCGGCACGTCGTTGGGGCGCCAGAAGGAGGGAAAGGTGTATCCCGTCAGCCAGAATTCCGGCGTCTCCCAGAAGGTCTTGCGGCGCGCTTGCGAAAACGCCTTGGGGTCCACGGTGAAATCGCAGCTCGACCAGTCGGGTGCCCAGCGATCCGAGGCGATCGTGTTGATGTAGGAGGGGTGCACGGCCTGGATCTGCAGACTGCGCACGCGCGGCGAGATGAAGTCGAGCTCGACATTGTCCTTCTCGGCGCAGAGTTCCGGGGCCGAATTATTCTCGACGCGAACTTGCAGCTCTTCGGCTGCGTCCGGCGCCTGTGCCGAGGCTGAGCCGGCGAAGGCCAAGCCGCCAGCCCCCAAGCCGCCGGCTCCCAAAAGAAAGCGGCGGCGATCGAATGTGGTCAACTGGAAGATTCCTTGCTGCTTTTTGAACTCCTTATCGCGCGCGAAGGAAGCGCGCGGCAAGCGTCGCGATCCATTAACGGGGCGCAAAAGGCGAAAACAAGGAGTAGGACCCCCGGCTAGGAGGGGCCCTTGCCTTGAGCAGGCGCCGAAAAAGTTGACGGACTTTTTCGACAGGAACCTGCTCGATTTGAGCGCTTCCTTACCGGTCACATGTTCCATGCGACCGGGAAGCGCTCCAAGCGTTCAGAAAAGGCCGCCGCCAAACAAAGCGGCGAAAGGATCGGCGACGGCGTAGCCCGAGCCATAATAGGAACGGCCGCGCGAGGACGCATAGTGGACGCTGCTCCCCCGCCGCGCGCTGGCATAGTAGTGGCCGTGTGGCGGCGAGCCGGTGATCGAAATGCGGCCCCCTTCATTCTGCACCATTTGATACAGCATCGCCGCGTGGCCGGGCGACAGGCGCACGCAGCCGTGCGACGCCGGTTGGCCGAGCATCCCCGTCGCATAAGACCCGTGGATCGCATAGCCGCCGCGGAAAAAGATCGAGTGGGGCATGGGCGACATGTGATACTTTCGGGAATAATGCATGGGCTGCATGCCGGTGGGCGCAAACGAGCCGCGCGGCGTAGAATAGCCGGCGCGGGCCGTCGACACCGGCCACGAATAGCTGCCCGACGAAGACTGCACATGCATGGTCTGCGTCGAAAGATTGATGTGGATGTGGGCGGCGGCGTTCGCCGCGCTCGCGCACGCGAACGGACAAAGAATCAAAGGAAGGATGACGGGAATACGCATGATGGACTCCTAACCAAACGCGCAGGCGCCGCGCCGGGCATTCTGCT
Above is a genomic segment from Methylocystis rosea containing:
- a CDS encoding L,D-transpeptidase, yielding MRIPVILPLILCPFACASAANAAAHIHINLSTQTMHVQSSSGSYSWPVSTARAGYSTPRGSFAPTGMQPMHYSRKYHMSPMPHSIFFRGGYAIHGSYATGMLGQPASHGCVRLSPGHAAMLYQMVQNEGGRISITGSPPHGHYYASARRGSSVHYASSRGRSYYGSGYAVADPFAALFGGGLF